A region from the Acyrthosiphon pisum isolate AL4f chromosome A1, pea_aphid_22Mar2018_4r6ur, whole genome shotgun sequence genome encodes:
- the LOC100573990 gene encoding uncharacterized protein LOC100573990 — MFSTKFLIAFALYSLVLDTASGKPFAEGLIACKRSDPKLDECLLNILRQTKPQLMQGNPELNLPPLDPVHIPKVSVYKNLQDIRVTGQLSNLTAKGASLITFKSLKVNLKANTWDMVIAIPLVTFVTDFDLNVTLKVIPMSVFGNGLCDGKISHSIVRFHANTEVKDGKLKLNDIKINLNLGDVEVHIIKSQNPALAQTTSQFFNTNKRLVLDLVTPVAEDVVRQMLLRFGNRILSNVEISDLLID; from the exons ATGTTTTCCACAAAATTTTTAATCGCGTTCGCGCTTTACAGTCTGGTCTTGGACACCGCTTCGGGAAAACCGTTTGCTG AAGGACTGATTGCGTGCAAGAGAAGCGACCCGAAATTGGACGAATGTCTGTTGAACATCCTTAGACAGACTAAACCTCAGCTCATGCAAG GTAACCCGGAACTGAATCTACCGCCATTGGACCCTGTACACATCCCCAAGGTTTCGGTGTACAAGAACTTGCAAGACATCCGGGTGACTGGACAGCTATCCAACTTGACGGCTAAAGGCGCCAGTTTGATTACTTTCAAATCGTTAAa AGTAAATTTGAAAGCAAATACGTGGGACATGGTCATAGCGATTCCCCTCGTCACGTTCGTCACGGACTTCGATCTGAACGTCACGTTAAAAGTTATTCCCATGTCCGTCTTCGGAAATGGACTGTGTGACGGAAAAATCA gTCACAGCATTGTTCGATTTCACGCCAACACCGAAGTAAAAGACGGTAAATTGAAGTTGAACGATATAAAAATCAACCTGAACCTCGGCGACGTGGAAGTGCACATCATCAAATCGCAAAACCCAGCATTAG CGCAAACGACTTCACAGTTTTTCAACACGAACAAGCGCCTGGTTCTAGACTTGGTAACGCCGGTCGCCGAGGACGTGGTCCGACAGATGTTGCTCCGGTTCGGTAACAGAATTCTGTCCAATGTGGAAATCTCAGATCTCTTGATTGACTGA
- the LOC100168735 gene encoding N-acetylgalactosamine kinase — translation MEVDYVWGTSSNNVPVQKLEQHFRENFESLQPEYYVKVPGRVNLIGEHVDYCGYSVFPMAIDQCIVVAAKRTTDRQTVELTNLCTERYENVSKNISDISAESLGKSPSWSNYFMCGVKGAREYLSDSQLKAVEKVGFLFAITGNIPESSGLSSSSALVTAAVMATLVGYGVPISRLELAEISAKCERYIGTAGGGMDQAIAVNAKQGYAARIDFNPLAVKQFRLPADAKFIVAQSLAVKNKAASNDFNTRVVECRLASQIIAKQLNLEWEQMAVLATLQKRSGNSLDRMIELVHQHLHVDAYSKSEVCEILSVSEDQLDELSLTANTTNVAEFYLHQRALHVFEEAKRMEEFCRLCENSGAASDLGRLMDDSHSSLRDLYQCSHPDLEELVALSKREGAYGCKLTGAGWGGCVVVMVPSDGAEEFVKSVRDQYFSNRETCGRRIDELVFATSPSEGACCVHVKTTSISDGIADQLPALVHL, via the exons ATGGAGGTCGATTACGTATGGGGAACTTCATCGAACAACGTACCTGTTCAAAAGTTGGAGCAACACTTTCGCGAAAATTTCGAATCTCTTCAACCGGAATACTATGTCAAAGTACCGGGCAGAGTGAACTTGATCGGCGAACATGTAGACTATTGCGGTTATTCCGTCTTCCCGATGGCCATCGATCAGTGTATCGTAGTGGCGGCGAAGAGGACAACCGACCGGCAAACCGTGGAGTTGACCAACCTGTGTACGGAGCGGTACGAAAATGTCTCGAAAAATATATCGGACATAAG CGCTGAGTCGTTGGGAAAGAGTCCGAGTTGGTCGAACTATTTTATGTGCGGCGTGAAGGGAGCCCGAGAGTACCTGAGCGATAGTCAGCTGAAAGCCGTCGAAAAAGTCGGTTTTCTATTCGCGATCACCGGTAACATTCCCGAGAGTTCGGGATTGAGCAGTTCAAGTGCACTGGTGACGGCCGCGGTGATGGCTACCCTGGTCGGATACGGA GTGCCGATCAGTAGACTCGAGCTGGCAGAAATCAGCGCCAAATGTGAAAGATACATCGGCACGGCCGGCGGCGGCATGGACCAAGCGATAGCCGTGAACGCCAAACAAG GTTATGCAGCCCGCATCGACTTCAATCCGTTGGCGGTCAAACAATTCCGGCTTCCAGCCGACGCCAAGTTCATTGTGGCTCAGAGTTTGGCCGTCAAGAACAAAGCGGCATCGAACGACTTCAACACCAGGGTAGTGGAATGCAGACTGGCTTCGCAG ATAATCGCCAAGCAATTGAATCTCGAATGGGAGCAGATGGCCGTTCTGGCGACGCTTCAGAAGCGTTCGGGCAACTCGCTGGACCGAATGATCGAGTTGGTCCACCAGCACTTGCACGTCGACGCATATTCCAAGTCAGAG gtgTGTGAAATCTTGTCGGTGTCCGAAGACCAACTCGACGAGCTCAGTTTGACGGCCAACACGACGAACGTCGCCGAATTTTACTTGCACCAGAGAGCTCTGCACGTGTTCGAAG AGGCCAAGCGAATGGAAGAGTTCTGCAGGCTGTGTGAAAACTCTGGAGCAGCGTCGGACCTCGGGAGATTGATGGACGACAGTCATTCGTCACTGAGAGACCTATATCAATGTAGTCATCCGGACCTGGAGGAGCTGGTGGCACTCAGCAAACGGGAAGGCGCGTACGGATGCAAACTCACCGGTGCTgg TTGGGGAGGATGCGTCGTGGTCATGGTGCCGTCGGATGGCGCAGAAGAATTCGTGAAATCCGTAAGAGATCAGTACTTCTCTAATAGAGAGACATGTGGTAGACGTATCGATGAATTGGTGTTCGCCACGAGTCCATCTGAAGGTGCTTGCTGTGTTCATGTCAAAACCACCTCCATCAGTGACGGAATCGCCGACCAACTTCCAGCTCTGGTGCACTTATGA
- the LOC100573823 gene encoding uncharacterized protein LOC100573823 has translation MFLNRALVTFALVLTTVVLTRWYVLRNRKIRREILESCRTCKNKNNSTHGFDDQLTKDNLSVILKGNRFVLFFIGGLILLGYFLRMLPTGFTSHLLLFLILVYTFHTLMSKCYAINVIWCHGIISINADIDIALFPKLRILKIFQLRASGETTT, from the exons atgttcctCAACAGAGCCCTGGTCACATTCGCTTTGGTTCTTACGACTGTAGTCTTGACGAGATGGTACGTGCTGAGGAATCGCAAAATTAGACGAGAGATATTGGAGTCTTGCAGAACctgcaaaaacaaaaacaat AGCACACATGGATTCGATGATCAACTGACCAAAGATAACTTGTCGGTCATTCTAAAAGGCAATCggtttgtattgttttttatcgGTGGTTTGATTCTCCTTGGATACTTCCTCAGGATGTTACCGACCGGATTCACTTCCCATCTACTACTTTTCCTAATACTAGTATACACCTTTCACACGCTAATGTCGAAGTGTTACGCGATTAACGTAATTTGGTGTCATGGAATCATTTCTATAAACG CTGACATTGATATAGCATTATTTCCAAAACtaagaattctgaaaatatttcaactcAGAGCTAGCGGTGAAACAACGACGtga